From the genome of Flavobacterium luteolum, one region includes:
- a CDS encoding DNA topoisomerase IB, with amino-acid sequence MNAAARKEILMNQLIKAPHLVIEKLDLEYINDRQLTIVRCREGENFVYKKNGRHLKNKNEIKRINSLVLPPAWENVRITDVTNGHLQAVGTDVKNRKQYRYHPRWNLIRNQTKFYKIASFGAKLPLIRKQVDIDLEKKEWSKEKVIALVIRLMEETHIRIGNEKYAKDNKSYGLSTLRKRHININKNSLRFEFIGKKGVQHTITTRNKQLIKLVSRCEEIPGWEVFKYYDKNGEKKVLDSHMVNEYLHTISGEDFSAKDFRTWAASIIFFESLMELGITNDEKESKQNIITAFDLTAEALGNTRKVCKDYYVHPLLISTYEDGSIQKYFDIAKKSRSTKKYFTKSEIAFSELIENYQINLESPCQ; translated from the coding sequence ATGAATGCTGCAGCTAGAAAAGAAATCTTAATGAATCAGCTGATTAAAGCTCCACATTTGGTCATCGAAAAACTGGATTTGGAATACATCAATGATCGTCAATTGACAATTGTACGCTGTCGCGAAGGTGAGAATTTCGTTTATAAAAAGAACGGAAGGCATCTTAAAAATAAAAATGAAATTAAACGCATTAATAGCTTAGTGCTTCCGCCAGCTTGGGAAAATGTTAGAATTACAGATGTAACAAACGGGCATTTGCAAGCAGTAGGAACCGATGTTAAAAATAGAAAACAATACCGTTATCATCCGAGATGGAATTTGATACGAAACCAAACCAAGTTTTACAAAATTGCTTCGTTTGGTGCCAAGCTTCCTTTAATTAGAAAGCAGGTCGATATTGATTTAGAAAAGAAAGAATGGTCAAAAGAGAAAGTAATTGCTTTGGTGATTCGGTTAATGGAAGAGACGCATATTCGGATTGGAAACGAGAAATATGCCAAAGACAATAAATCGTACGGACTTTCGACTTTAAGGAAACGCCATATTAATATCAATAAGAATTCGCTTCGATTTGAATTTATTGGAAAAAAGGGAGTACAGCATACCATTACGACTCGAAATAAACAATTGATCAAACTGGTAAGCCGTTGCGAAGAAATTCCAGGTTGGGAAGTTTTTAAATATTACGATAAAAATGGCGAAAAGAAAGTACTCGACAGCCATATGGTCAACGAGTATTTGCATACTATTTCGGGAGAAGATTTTAGTGCAAAAGATTTTAGAACTTGGGCAGCTTCGATTATTTTTTTTGAAAGTCTAATGGAGCTCGGAATTACAAATGACGAAAAAGAAAGCAAACAGAACATTATAACTGCTTTTGATTTAACTGCCGAAGCACTTGGAAATACAAGAAAAGTATGCAAAGATTATTACGTTCATCCGCTTTTAATTTCGACTTATGAAGACGGCTCGATTCAGAAATATTTTGATATAGCCAAGAAAAGCCGAAGCACAAAAAAGTATTTTACAAAATCAGAAATAGCATTTTCAGAATTGATTGAGAATTATCAGATCAATTTAGAATCGCCTTGTCAATAA
- a CDS encoding DUF1328 domain-containing protein: MLRWTVTFIILAIVAGIFGFGGIAAGAASIAKILFFIFLVLFVISLISGRSTRV; encoded by the coding sequence ATGTTACGTTGGACAGTCACTTTTATTATTCTAGCCATAGTGGCGGGAATATTTGGATTCGGTGGAATTGCCGCTGGAGCCGCTAGTATAGCTAAAATTTTATTCTTTATATTTTTAGTTCTTTTCGTTATTTCTTTAATAAGCGGAAGATCAACAAGAGTATAG
- a CDS encoding DUF5661 family protein, which produces MGTKSGAYQDVYIKREDEMVSLKNDVTDFCEKYIKPVHPKDWDWSVRDFENPKNDPTTAEARAIANVVFKDLNDKKHTDVDLSTMNNVHAIKAYLDPKSKHEAFNMEEFAFALKVELEHGRVKDVNVTNNHPFLTAMIALAHMTESLTYYKRLKVMEAEGEIYEIVRKLEASPVGKEKWYKELGKAEQELNEAKAGLAERLARMDDIPVLKIIGD; this is translated from the coding sequence ATGGGAACAAAAAGCGGTGCTTATCAGGATGTTTATATTAAAAGAGAAGACGAAATGGTAAGCCTTAAAAATGATGTGACAGATTTTTGTGAAAAGTATATAAAACCTGTTCATCCTAAAGATTGGGATTGGTCGGTGCGTGATTTTGAAAATCCTAAAAACGATCCGACAACTGCAGAAGCACGAGCTATTGCAAATGTGGTTTTTAAGGATTTGAATGATAAAAAACACACCGATGTTGATCTTTCTACAATGAATAATGTTCATGCAATAAAAGCCTACCTGGATCCGAAAAGCAAACATGAAGCTTTTAATATGGAAGAATTTGCTTTTGCATTAAAAGTTGAATTGGAGCACGGAAGGGTAAAAGATGTAAATGTTACCAATAACCATCCGTTTTTGACGGCTATGATTGCGCTTGCACACATGACTGAAAGTCTGACGTATTATAAAAGATTGAAAGTGATGGAAGCTGAGGGCGAGATTTATGAAATTGTTAGAAAATTAGAAGCATCGCCAGTTGGCAAGGAAAAATGGTATAAAGAATTAGGGAAAGCAGAACAGGAGCTTAACGAAGCCAAAGCCGGATTAGCCGAGCGTTTGGCACGTATGGACGATATTCCAGTATTGAAAATTATTGGAGATTAG